The proteins below are encoded in one region of Thermothelomyces thermophilus ATCC 42464 chromosome 1, complete sequence:
- a CDS encoding ARP5-like protein — MSKYRDRKAGKTFSFAGHDCYADTAARGHIRNAFEAGTGIVSNWDVMEHVLDHVFIKLGMNGVEGGIDMPIVMTEAVANLPYSRKTMSEMLFECYNAPSVVYGIDSLFSYRHNQGRTGLVISSSYSATHVIPVYNQKPMLNQAIRLNWGGWHAAEYLQKLVRLKYYTGFPGKINSSQAEHMVRDFCYVSLDYDQELAHYLDWTGLEDRERIIQYPYTEEVVVQKTEEELARIAERKKESGRRLQEQAAKMRLERLMKKEQELEYYKDVQRRIAEQTKKEARRLLDEAEVKDEAALERVIRDLEKSIRKARTKDLGEPEEEEAPDFSLLDVPDDQLDEAGLKQKRQQRLLKSNHEARARAKAEKEAEKARIAEAARLDEERRVSDLEGWLEEKRQARLAKLAQIKERERLKADLGNRKSLASQIRMKNIANLASDAPAGASGGRKRRRGGDDDDFGADDADWGVYRSVAIGANRGDSDDEDGEGGDEDLEAAVRAIEADLLKYDKTFDYDQTLDAQKDWSKSLLHAFRYGPRPFDPSSPAETHRLHLNVERIRVPEVLFQPAAIAGVDQAGIVEIAGDILTQRLPAIAGLDRDHFLRDVFLTGGNTLFENFDERLRRGLTALLPAGAPLVIRRAADATLDAWKGAAGWACTDDAKRARVTKEEWLEKGPEYFKEHDLGNAFA, encoded by the exons ATGTCCAAATACCGAGACCGCAAGGCGGGCAAGACCTTTTCCTTCGCCGGCCACGACTGCTACGCCGACACTGCCGCGCGAGGACACATCAGAAACGCCTTCGAGGCCGGCACGGGCATCGTGAGCAACTGGGACGTCATGGAGCACGTCCTCGACCACGTCTTCATCAAGCTCGGCATGAATGGTGTCGAGGGGGGCATCGACATGCCCATCGTCATGACGGAAGCCGTCGCCAATCTTCCATACTCGCGAAAGA caatgAGCGAGATGCTATTTGAGTGCTACAACGCACCCAGCGTCGTCTACGGAATCGACTCGTTATTCTCATATCGCCACAACCAAGGCAGGACCGGCCTCGTGATCTCCTCATCATACAGCGCGACACATGTGATCCCTGTCTACAACCAAAAGCCCATGCTCAACCAGGCGATACGGCTCAACTGGGGCGGCTGGCACGCCGCCGAATATCTACAGAAGCTCGTCAGGCTCAAGTACTACACCGGGTTCCCCGGAAAGATCAACTCTTCACAGGCCGAACACATGGTTCGCGACTTCTGCTACGTATCACTAGACTACGACCAAGAACTGGCGCACTACTTGGACTGGACCGGGCTCGAGGACAGGGAGCGCATCATTCAATACCCTTATACGGAGGAGGTGGTTGTGCAAAAGACGGAAGAGGAGCTGGCCCGGATCGCCgagaggaagaaggagagCGGCCGGAGGCTCCAGGAGCAGGCCGCCAAGATGCGCCTCGAGAGGTTGATGAAGAAGGAGCAGGAGCTCGAATACTACAAGGACGTCCAGCGTCGGATCGCCGAGCAGACCAAGAAGGAGGCCAGGCGGCTGCtggacgaggccgaggtcaaggacgaggcCGCGCTGGAGCGGGTGATCCGAGATCTCGAGAAATCCATCAGGAAAGCGCGGACAAAGGACCTCGGCGAgccggaggaggaagaagcgcCCGACTTCAGCCTCCTCGACGTGCCCGACGACCAGCTCGACGAGGCCGGGCTGAAGCAGAAGCGCCAGCAGCGCCTCCTCAAGTCGAACCACGAAGCCCGGGCCCGCGCCAAGGCCGAGAAGGAGGCCGAGAAGGCCCGGATCGCCGAGGCGGCGAGGCTCGACGAGGAGCGCCGCGTCAGCGACCTCGAGGGCTGGCTCGAGGAGAAGCGCCAGGCGCGCCTCGCCAAGCTCGCCCAGATCAAGGAGCGCGAGCGGCTCAAGGCCGACCTCGGCAACCGCAAGTCGCTCGCCAGCCAGATCCGCATGAAGAACATTGCCAACCTGGCCTCGGACGCGCCGGCCGGCGCCTCGGGCGGGCGCAAGCGCCGCCGCgggggcgacgacgacgacttcggcgccgacgacgccgactgGGGCGTGTACCGCAGCGTCGCCATCGGCGCCAACCGGGGCGacagcgacgacgaggacggcgagggcggcgacgaggaccTCGAGGCCGCCGTGCGCGCCATCGAGGCCGACCTGCTCAAGTACGACAAGACGTTCGACTACGACCAGACGCTCGACGCGCAAAAGGACTGGTCCAAGTCGCTCCTGCACGCCTTCCGCTACGGGCCCCGCCCCTTCGACCCCTCCTCCCCGGCCGAGACGCACCGGCTGCACCTCAACGTCGAGCGCATCCGCGTCCCCGAGGTCCTCTTCCAGCCGGCCGCCATCGCCGGCGTCGACCAGGCCGGCATCGTCGAGATCGCCGGCGACATCCTCACCCAGCGCCTCCCCGCCATCGCCGGCCTCGACCGCGACCACTTCCTCCGCGACGTCTTCCTCACCGGCGGCAACACCCTCTTCGAGAACTTTGACGAGCGCCTCCGCCGCGGCCTCACCGCCCTCCTGCCCGCCGGCGCACCCCTCGTCATCCGCAGGGCCGCCGACGCCACCCTCGACGCCTGGAAGGGCGCCGCCGGCTGGGCCTGCACCGACGACGCCAAGAGGGCGAGGGTCACCAAGGAGGAGTGGCTCGAGAAGGGGCCCGAGTATTTCAAG GAACATGATCTAGGGAACGCCTTTGCTTGA
- a CDS encoding methylsterol monooxygenase (orthologue of C-4 methyl sterol oxidase B from Penicillium chrysogenum) — MASTMLNTTIADLGSSASLTTVFEEVSKYNVHLNILERLWASWYLWMQNDTIATGVMSFIMHELVYFGRSLPWIIIDAIPYFNKYKIQKTKVPTWKEQFECAALVLLSHCTVELPQIWLFHPIATYFGLDYGVPFPPAWKVAMQIAIFFVIEDAWHYWFHRALHYGPLYKSIHKLHHNYSAPFGLAAEYASPIEVMLLGFGIVGTPIVWVSITRDLHLFTMYMWIILRLFQAIDAHSGYDFPWSLRHFLPFWAGADHHDLHHERFIGNYASSFRWWDYCLDTEAGEEASKRRREKKLAELRAKKVQ, encoded by the exons ATGGCGTCGACGATGCT GAACACAACCATCGCAGATCTTGGCTCATCGGCTTCCCTGACAACCGTCTTCGAGGAGGTATCCAAGTACAATGTTCACCTGAATATCTTGGAGCGCCTATGGGCC TCCTGGTATCTCTGGATGCAGAATGACACGATCGCGACGGGTGTCATGAGCTTCATCATGCACGAGCTCGTCTATTTCGGCAGGTCCCTCCCCTGGATCATCATCGATGCGATCCCATACTTCAACAAGTACAAGATTCAGAAG ACCAAGGTTCCAACATGGAAGGAGCAGTTTGAGTGCGCAGCGCTCGTCCTACTGAGCCACTGCACTGTTGAGCTTCCCCAGATCTGGCTCTTCCATCCCATTGCCACCTACTTTGGCCTCGACTATGGCGTCCCGTTCCCGCCTGCCTGGAAGGTTGCCATGCAGATTGCCATCTTTTTTGTCATTGAGGACGCCTGGCACTACTGGTTCCACCGGGCGCTGCACTACGGCCCTCTCTACAAGTCGATTCACAAGCTGCACCACAACTACAGCGCGCCCTTCGGTCTCGCCGCCGAGTATGCCTCCCCGATTGAGGTGATGCTCTTGGGCTTCGGCATCGTCGGCACCCCCATTGTCTGGGTATCGATCACCAGGGACCTGCATCTTTTCACAATGTATATGTGGATCATCCTCCGCCTGTTCCAGGCCATCGATGCCCACTCCGGCTATGACTTCCCCTGGAGTCTGCGCCACTTCCTGCCTTTCTGGGCCGGTGCCGACCACCACGACCTGCACCACGAACGCTTCATTGGCAACTATGCCTCCAGCTTCCGCTGGTGGGACTACTGCCTCGACACCGAGGCTGGCGAAGAGGCGAGCAAGAGGCGTCGCGAGAAGAAGCTCGCCGAGCTCCGGGCCAAGAAGGTGCAATGA